A region of the Gammaproteobacteria bacterium genome:
AGGCCGGCTCGGTATGGATAAACTGCTACAACATCTTCGACGCCGCGCTGCCCTTCGGCGGTTACAAGCAATCCGGCTGGGGTCGCGAGATGGGCGAGGCGGTGCTCTCCAATTACACGGAGAACAAAGCGGTAACGATCGCACTGTAACGCGGATGTAGCGATCCGGTTATCCGCAAGCGATGTAGACGTCACTCGCCGGGGGCGGGCCACAGGCTCGCCCCGCTTTTTTCCCGTTTAACCACCTTGAGCATGCGTCGCAAAGCTGAACAACCTGACTCTTGGCAATTATCAGTAAGTGCGGATGTTGTTGAGCGCCCCCCTTCAACCTCTTTCTAAAAGTCCATTATCCTTATGACATCAAACACACCCCAGACCCTGCGTGTCATCTCCGGCATGAGCGAAGAGCCCGCCGCCTTGAGCCAATCGACCTTGATCATGATCGACTGCCAGAACACTTACCGCGAAGGCGTGATGGAACTCGCGGGTGTTGAAGCGGCGCTGGACGAGGCGCGAATACTGCTGGAGCGCGCGCGCAAGCTCGGCATCCCGATCATTCACATCCAGCATAACGCCGGCAGCGGTTCGCCTTACGACCTGGAATCCGATTTGGGCCAGATCGCGGACAA
Encoded here:
- a CDS encoding aldehyde dehydrogenase family protein, with translation AGSVWINCYNIFDAALPFGGYKQSGWGREMGEAVLSNYTENKAVTIAL